A single window of Senegalia massiliensis DNA harbors:
- a CDS encoding peptidoglycan D,D-transpeptidase FtsI family protein — protein MKKKRYNKLIKNRLIVSSLILSILVFIFIIRLGYLQVVKGESLSSKAIHQWTRDIELKPNRGDIYDRNGKKLSTSVSLYTVSIIPQNISEEKHEDYINKISKIIDIEKQKVEIALKSDKNWYEIKRYVETEKAEKLKEENLIGVSIDETSKRYYPFDDFLSQVIGNTNRDGVGQYGIEKYFNEILMGNPGRWIKTVDGNRMELPYNYQKKYEPEDGKNLVLTIDERIQHFAENGAEKALKDNKAKRASVLVMDPKTGEILAMASKPGYNPNNRMVLNYDPQSPWIDLGEEYKEKFSEKNWEEKEDTLYDMWKNTLVSEIYEPGSTFKLLIAAASLEEGLVNTNEKFFCDGKVTQVPGNITCLKAHGEQTLEEALENSCNEVPVVLGLRLGKEKIVEYAKAFGMGDLTGIELPSEIGGLVKSEKTMKDVDIATMSFGQGIAVTPIQLINAVSSIANDGKLMTPRIVKNIVDDEGESVKEFESTYKRQVISKKTAETMMDMMESVVSNGSGKNAYIEGYRVGGKTGTSQKAIDGKYVKGKHVASFVGVAPMDDPRVSVLTIIDEPKGSVHYGGTLAAPITKEIIEESLTYLNVPRRKVED, from the coding sequence ATGAAGAAGAAAAGGTATAATAAGCTTATAAAAAATAGATTAATAGTATCTTCATTAATCTTATCGATCCTAGTATTTATCTTTATAATAAGACTAGGTTATTTACAGGTTGTAAAAGGTGAGAGCCTTAGTAGCAAAGCTATTCATCAATGGACTAGAGATATAGAATTAAAACCTAATAGAGGAGATATATATGATAGAAATGGTAAAAAATTATCTACTAGCGTTTCTTTATATACTGTATCTATTATTCCTCAAAACATATCTGAAGAAAAACATGAAGATTACATAAACAAGATTTCAAAAATAATAGATATAGAAAAACAAAAGGTTGAAATAGCATTAAAATCAGATAAAAATTGGTATGAGATAAAAAGGTATGTAGAAACAGAAAAAGCAGAAAAATTGAAAGAAGAAAATTTAATAGGAGTTAGTATTGATGAAACAAGTAAGAGGTATTACCCTTTTGATGATTTTCTATCTCAAGTCATTGGAAATACAAATAGAGATGGAGTTGGTCAATATGGAATAGAAAAATATTTTAATGAAATATTGATGGGTAATCCTGGTAGGTGGATTAAAACAGTAGATGGTAATAGGATGGAGCTTCCATATAATTATCAGAAAAAATATGAACCTGAAGACGGTAAAAACTTAGTATTAACTATAGATGAGAGAATACAACATTTTGCTGAAAATGGAGCAGAAAAAGCTTTAAAAGATAATAAAGCAAAAAGAGCATCAGTACTTGTAATGGATCCTAAAACTGGTGAAATTCTTGCTATGGCCTCTAAGCCTGGATATAATCCAAACAATAGAATGGTTTTAAATTATGATCCTCAATCTCCTTGGATAGATTTAGGAGAAGAGTATAAAGAAAAATTTAGTGAAAAAAATTGGGAAGAAAAAGAAGATACATTGTATGATATGTGGAAAAATACTCTTGTATCAGAAATATATGAGCCTGGTTCAACATTTAAATTATTAATTGCTGCAGCAAGTTTAGAAGAAGGACTTGTAAATACAAATGAAAAATTCTTCTGTGATGGTAAAGTAACTCAAGTTCCTGGAAACATAACTTGTTTAAAAGCGCATGGGGAACAAACATTAGAGGAAGCACTTGAAAATTCATGTAATGAGGTGCCAGTAGTATTAGGTTTAAGATTAGGTAAAGAAAAAATAGTAGAATATGCAAAAGCTTTTGGAATGGGGGATTTAACAGGCATAGAATTACCTTCTGAAATTGGAGGCTTAGTTAAAAGTGAAAAGACAATGAAAGATGTAGATATAGCTACTATGTCATTTGGACAAGGTATAGCTGTAACTCCTATTCAACTAATAAATGCAGTTTCTTCTATAGCAAATGACGGGAAGCTAATGACTCCAAGAATTGTAAAGAACATAGTAGATGATGAGGGAGAATCAGTAAAAGAGTTTGAATCCACTTATAAAAGACAGGTCATATCTAAAAAGACAGCTGAAACTATGATGGATATGATGGAGTCTGTAGTATCTAATGGTTCTGGAAAAAATGCATATATAGAAGGCTATAGAGTAGGCGGTAAAACTGGAACAAGTCAAAAAGCTATTGATGGAAAATATGTAAAAGGTAAACACGTGGCTTCTTTTGTTGGAGTTGCTCCTATGGATGATCCAAGAGTTTCTGTTTTGACTATTATAGATGAGCCAAAGGGAAGTGTTCATTATGGTGGCACATTAGCTGCACCTATAACTAAAGAAATAATAGAAGAATCATTGACGTATCTCAATGTACCAAGAAGAAAAGTAGAAGATTAA